The DNA segment CCTCTATTGCAAGCTACTCGAAGAGATCAGTAGCTGAGCTTAAAAGGTGAAGCAAGTACAACAAGAAGCTGATACCGCCGTTGATATCAACGTCACAGCCTTTATCCCCGAGGCTATATCCAGGATAACGAGCAAAGACTGGTCGAGTACAAGCGACTGGCTGATGTCCACCGAACGCGAACTGGTCATGCTTATATCTGAATGGAAGACAGATTTGGCAACATACCAAAAGAAACCGAGCAACTGGTCAAAGTTGTAAAACTGAGACTGCTTGCTGCGGAGCCAATGTCCAGTCGATCAAGCCAGATATGCAAGGCATGAGACTCTATGTGCCATTCCGCTTGCAGCAGTGGATGCCAGTGCAGGCTGACTGCCCAAGCATCTTTGCTCGTACCACCTACAAACCTGGTATCGCCGGCGGGCAGGGCTCCAGTCCCGGTCCTGGTCAAAGCGCAGGAGATCTGCCCGAATCAACTCAGTCTCTTAGAAGAACTTTTGCAAGCTATGGTAGCAAGCCACGAGATGAACACAAGTCAGCGTAACTAAAATAAGGCGAGTAAATGACAAACGACAGGCAAACAGCACAAAACAATGGCAGCCTCATCATAAAGTCCACTCCTAAAGTACTGGCACTGTATCTTGTGCCACTGGCATTGAGCCTGATTTTGGCTGGCTGCTCAAATACAAGTGAGACAGCAAAAACTCCAGACAAAAATCCAGATAAAGCCACAAGTGGAGCACCTGACACCACAAAAGCGGCCAGCACTAGTACTGGCACTGACGTCGAGGGGGCAAAAACTACTACTGACACCGATAGTGCTACCACCACTCCAGTCAGTAGCGATCTCAGTCAGGTCAGCTCACAGACTCTATCCAAACTACCGGAAAGCCTTGTTATCTGCATGGTCGACAACGCACCAGTCACGGTGGCACAGTTTAAGCGCGAATACCGTGAAGCAATAGTCTCACTGCAGACTGTTTTGACACTGCAACCACAACAAGTACAACAGTTTGTAGCGCAGGCAAAAGCTAACAAAATAGAGCTTACTGCCGAAGAAAAAAGGCAGATTGTTAGAAACAGCCAAAAAACCGCAAGCTCTCGATGGCAAAAGTCTAGATGCTTATCTCAAAGATAAAACCTGACTAAAGCTCAATTTGACAATCAAGTAATGAATCTTGGACTGGCTTTTTAAGACGGGCGATATCATCGAACAACAGCTTTTGACCGAGCTTATCAACCGTGAACTAATCATGGCAGAAGCTAAAAGCTGGGTTATTACCGCCCTGCTTACAACCGCTATCTCAAAATCAGAGAGACACCGAGATTTAAAAGGCACTGGAATCAGCTGAACCAGACTCCAGAAAAGTAAAGAAGATCTGGTCAGGGCGAAATGATGCGTAGTGCTAGAAAAGATAGCCAAAGAAAGCGGTATGAGCGATCAAAAGCTGTTTGACTTTTATCAAAAAAACAAGCTCGGGTTCAAACGGCGAAAAAATCAGACTGGCTCACATCATCATCGCCTTTCCATCCGTTTGATACACCACCGCTGAAGTGTCAAAAGTCAGCTAAAGAAACAAAATCCAAAATTGAGGCGATACTGAAATCAGGCAAGAAGTGCTTGTGGTCAAACAGCAAAAAATACGTCTGGCTCAGGAGTTAATCGACAGAGCTAAAAAAGGCGAGGACTTCAAGGCCTGCCTGACAACTACACCAAAGAAGACATGCAAGCCAGACGGGCAAAAAACGGTGGCGAACTTGGCTATATAGATGTCAGTGCTGGCGAATCTGTCGGCAAGATCAAAAGGCACTCTTAGAAGCAGTCAAATCACTTAAAACTGGTGAAGTGGCAAGTAAACCAATTGAGACTATATTTGGCTATCACGTAGTCAAGGTACTGGACAAAAAAACAGCTGGCACCTTTACCTTTGAGGAGCTAAAAGAACCTTTGCAACAGCAATTTATTGCTCAAAATATGGATAGCATCAAAAACAATTGGCTTCTAAAGCGCCGCAAAGAAGCTCAGATTAAAGTCACCGATGAGTTTAAGGCAGCTGTTAATAAAACAGCCAGCCAAACTCAACCAAATGTCAAATAGTTGAGCCCCGCGCTGAGATAATGTGTGCGTCACTTGTCCTTGTGGACCGATAGGAGTAAAGCATTGAAGGAATTTAGACTTAATCCGGTGTCTATTGCAGCATTGAGTTTGACTCTTGCCACCGTCGTTTTTGTACAAGGGCAAGTGCCCAAACAGTCAAGACGACCAAAGTCGTGACTGAGACTAAAACCACTGGTAGTGGCAAAGTAAATACGGCAGCCTACCAGGCTCTCAAGCAAGGCGTTGCCCTTTTAGGTCAGCACAAAGGACAAGAAGCCGAAGCAAAGTTTAACGAAAGCAATCGAATTGCAACCAGACCACGCCAGAGCCTACGCCAACCGCGCCAATATCCATATGATGCGCAAACATTGCAGAGCAGCGCCATAGCAAGATTGCGACAAAGCAATCAATCACGACCCTAAATTGACAATGGCTTATGTCAACCGCAGCTGGGCCGAAAACGCCTCAACATGCATGTCAAAGCAGCTGAAGACGCCAGCAAAGCGATTGAACTATCACCTAAAACGGCTATTGCTTATGTCAACCGTTCCACGCTCTCAATCAAGGTGGCAAACACAAAGAAGCACTCGCCGATGCTAACAAAGCCCTTGAGCTGAGCCCCAAACTGGCAATCGGCTCGGTAAACAGAGCACTCTTATGTAATGCTGGGCGAATACAAAAAAGCTATCGAAGACTGTGATGCTGCTATCGAAATCTCACCAAATCTAGCCCGTGCTTATGTCAACCGTGGTCGTGCTTTGAGACACCTGGGTCAATACGAAAAGGCGCTGGTGGACTTAAATAAAGCAATCAGTATCGATGACACCCTCGGTAGTGCCTACTTTAACCAGGCTGAAGCCTATCAAAAGCTGGCTGAGACCGACTTGAAAGATGCTAAAAAGCTGGGCTACAGCCGTTACCGAAGGCACCGTCAAAAGCACTCACTAATCGCTTGTGAGAGTCAATCTTGCAGCACTGGTTATTATTAGCGCAATCATTTGTAGTGGTTGCGCTAATTTTGGCGCGGGGGAAAAGGCTCGCACTCTCAATCAGCTTTTGAGCCAAGAAAAATTTGAAGGTGTTATTGCCGAGTGCAATAAGGCATTGCAAAAAAAACCAGACGATGCCGATATGCTCGCCTACAGAGGTCTTGCCCAACTAAAATCCAATAAGCCACAGCTTGCCAAAGCCGACTTACAAAAAGCCATCGCAATAGACCCAGATCAAGGTTGGTATTACTGCGAGTTAGGGGACGCCTATTTAGAATGCAGCCAGGATAAAGAAGCACTAGAGTCTTACACCAAAGCCGACAAGTTATTACCCAACTCGCCTCGAACACCAGCCATTCTCTCAGGCATGGCAGTTGCACACCTGCATCTCGATGATGCCAAACAAGCCCTTGTCACAATAAACGAATCACTCAAACTCGAGCCAAAGCAAAAGTACTCCTATCAAACTCGGGCGCTTGCTTACTAAATCTGTTTGAATACGATAAAGCCATTGCTGATGCGACAAAGTCGATAGCACTGGACGACAAAAACGTGGGAGTTTACGTCACGAGAGCCGAAGCACATTTCCTTGCCGGTCATATCGAAGAGGCAATCACTGATTGCCACACCGCACTGGCATTAAACCCCAAGTACTTCCGTGCGCTGGACATGCTCATGGCTATTGAGATTGCTAAAAGGCAACAATCAAGCCGCTCTCAAGATTGCCAATGAGCTCATTAGCAATGATCCTAAAATCGCTGCAGCCTACTCAGACAAAGCTACTTGTTTGTTTATCATGCAAGACCTAAAAGAGGCTAAGACACTGGCTGACAAAGCACTGATGATAGAACCAGACAGTAGCAGAGCACTATACATAAGCATGCTACTGGCGGCAAAAGAGGGAAATAAAAAGCGGGCGCTTGAGCTAGCAGAGCGCCAAAAGTCCTACCAAAACCAATTGAGAAGTGCAAAAAACACTGCTTTGTGTTTGCTTATCACCGGTGACTATCAAAGAGCGATTGAAATATTAAACGGCGCTCTTACCAACGAAGCAAAAGCACCATATATTTATC comes from the Candidatus Obscuribacter sp. genome and includes:
- a CDS encoding peptidyl-prolyl cis-trans isomerase, with protein sequence MCRQDQKALLEAVKSLKTGEVASKPIETIFGYHVVKVLDKKTAGTFTFEELKEPLQQQFIAQNMDSIKNNWLLKRRKEAQIKVTDEFKAAVNKTASQTQPNVK
- a CDS encoding tetratricopeptide repeat protein, with the translated sequence MGVYVTRAEAHFLAGHIEEAITDCHTALALNPKYFRALDMLMAIEIAKRQQSSRSQDCQ
- a CDS encoding tetratricopeptide repeat protein; amino-acid sequence: MLGEYKKAIEDCDAAIEISPNLARAYVNRGRALRHLGQYEKALVDLNKAISIDDTLGSAYFNQAEAYQKLAETDLKDAKKLGYSRYRRHRQKHSLIACESQSCSTGYY